The Kluyveromyces lactis strain NRRL Y-1140 chromosome D complete sequence genome has a window encoding:
- the RPA14 gene encoding DNA-directed RNA polymerase I subunit RPA14 (similar to uniprot|P50106 Saccharomyces cerevisiae YDR156W RPA14 RNA polymerase I subunit A14), whose protein sequence is MLRGTRRPANSTLNTPVVVHTVGTPTYLSKDEVLQFLASFIAEKESVPGVTLASSGASTTQGAVTSGGISADEMALDTQLSSALAQLKRVERDFKGLPPQVMEMEPSSTSSTGNTEEDTVAKSATGGKKIKFADVPESSQTSSDSKQTSSSSESSSDSE, encoded by the coding sequence ATGCTAAGGGGAACTAGAAGACCAGCAAACTCCACTTTGAACACGCCCGTTGTGGTACATACGGTGGGCACGCCAACATACCTATCTAAAGACGAAGTACTACAATTCCTAGCAAGTTTCATTGCCGAAAAGGAATCAGTACCAGGCGTGACACTAGCGTCAAGCGGAGCTTCTACAACCCAGGGAGCAGTAACTTCTGGTGGCATTAGTGCCGATGAAATGGCTCTAGATACACAGCTTTCCAGTGCTCTTGCGCAGCTGAAAAGAGTCGAAAGAGATTTCAAAGGTCTACCACCTCAAGTAATGGAGATGGAACCCTCCAGCACAAGTTCTACTGGTAatacagaagaagatacGGTGGCTAAATCTGCTACTGGAGGGAAAAAGATCAAGTTTGCTGATGTGCCGGAATCTTCACAAACCTCCAGTGACAGCAAACAAACATCCTCATCCTCGGAATCGTCATCAGACTCTGAATAG
- a CDS encoding M28 family metallopeptidase (similar to uniprot|P47161 Saccharomyces cerevisiae YJR126C): MTAKSPEEYPADIKHDLNDIEAQKSVPSKRTWIKKALSLSFQVGLFCYLLVNILSYSFSSSSHRDRSQATATELAYLKTLDDSNLAGNWSEKLTSVPHLAGKGIELVNWTASKFEEYGLKTEVEAFDIYMNYPVDNGLTLLQEDEPVFKANLTEDHLPEDSTTGGDDLVPAFHGYSASGNVTAEFVYVNYGSKEDFELLEEHGVPLKGKIAIVRYGRIFRGLKVKFAQDAGCVGVLIYSDPGDDFFQEAKGDKPYPKGPARNPSSLQRGSVQFLSQFPGDPTTPGRPSQGDDVVRDDPYKSIPKIPSLPISFKEVKPILEKLNGHGVKGSSIGGDHWVGNLPGFEYWTGPNSKYSLNLYNEQKYDIVPIHNVYGILEGYDSKSGYILVGNHRDAWIKGGASDPNSGTAAMLEMARSLHELTKNGWKPRRTIKFASWDGEEYALLGSTEFGEKNANELKKNLLAYLNVDVAVGGRQLKIASSPFLNKAIKEALPLIEYPLEENVTLHDHFFNHTNIGILGSGSDYTVFLEHLGIASLDLGFSATAKDPVYHYHSNYDSFHWMATMQDPGFKLHNAVAKLFGTIALRLSEDKIINSKVSDYSTELTKYYKHIQESVPEQWLNITNHRGTPLSKLIHKTSKKLDKLVSSADYFDEYLTDLNKQWEDKNSLPWWRRIKLHFQIVHVNFKLFYLERNFLHEEGLKGRPWFKHVVFASGKNTGYEGFALPGLKEALDDKDVKDFIHWNKIFLHTIKRLAHEFDLKK; this comes from the coding sequence ATGACGGCCAAGAGTCCCGAGGAGTATCCTGCGGACATCAAGCATGATTTGAACGATATTGAAGCTCAAAAGTCTGTCCcttcaaaaagaacatGGATTAAGAAAGCtctttcattatcattcCAAGTGGGTCTTTTCTGCTACCTTTTGGTTAATATTTTAAGCTATAgcttttcttcatcttctcaTAGGGATAGGTCTCAGGCAACGGCCACTGAGCTTGCTTATTTGAAGACATTAGACGACAGCAATCTTGCGGGAAACTGGTCAGAGAAATTGACTTCAGTTCCTCACTTAGCTGGTAAAGGTATCGAGTTAGTGAATTGGACTGCATCCAAGTTCGAAGAGTATGGATTAAAGACAGAAGTGGAAGCTTTTGATATTTACATGAACTATCCAGTGGATAATGGTTTAACTTTATTGCAAGAGGATGAACCAGTTTTCAAGGCTAATTTGACAGAAGACCATTTACCAGAAGATTCAACTACTGGGGGTGATGATTTGGTTCCAGCTTTCCATGGGTACTCTGCATCTGGTAATGTGACTGCTGAATTCGTTTATGTCAATTACGGCTCCAAggaagattttgaattgTTGGAAGAGCATGGTGTTCCATTAAAGGGCAAGATCGCAATCGTAAGGTATGGCAGAATTTTCCGTGGTCTAAAGGTCAAGTTCGCCCAAGACGCTGGGTGTGTTGGTGTCTTGATTTATTCCGACCCTGGTGATGACTTCTTCCAAGAGGCTAAAGGTGATAAACCATATCCAAAGGGACCAGCTAGAAACCCATCTTCATTACAGCGTGGATCTGTACAATTCCTGTCTCAGTTCCCAGGTGATCCAACTACTCCAGGTAGACCATCTCAGGGTGATGATGTTGTCCGTGATGATCCTTACAAATCGATACCAAAGATCCCCTCATTGCCcatctctttcaaagaagttaagCCTATATTAGAGAAATTAAACGGTCATGGTGTGAAAGGTTCTTCAATTGGCGGTGACCACTGGGTTGGGAACCTTCCTGGCTTCGAATACTGGACTGGTCCGAACTCAAAATACTCCTTAAATTTGTACAATGAACAAAAGTATGATATCGTTCCGATTCACAATGTCTATGGTATATTAGAAGGTTATGATTCGAAAAGTGGATATATTCTTGTTGGTAACCATAGAGATGCATGGATTAAAGGTGGTGCTTCTGACCCCAACAGTGGTACTGCTGCTATGCTTGAAATGGCCAGGTCTCTTCATGAATTGACAAAGAATGGCTGGAAACCAAGAAGGACTATTAAGTTTGCCTCATGGGATGGTGAAGAGTACGCTTTGCTTGGGTCCACTGAATTTGGGGAAAAAAATGccaatgaattgaagaagaacttaCTTGCTTATTTGAATGTAGACGTGGCCGTGGGTGGTAGACAACTAAAGATAGCTTCATCGCCATTCTTAAATAAGGCTATCAAGGAAGCTTTGCCACTAATTGAATATCcattagaagaaaatgTCACACTTCATGATCATTTTTTTAACCACACTAACATTGGCATCTTAGGTTCTGGATCCGATTACACTGTTTTCTTGGAACATTTGGGTATCGCCTCTTTAGATCTTGGATTTAGCGCTACCGCAAAAGATCCTGTCTATCACTATCATTCGAATTATGATTCGTTCCATTGGATGGCTACCATGCAAGATCCAGGATTCAAGCTACACAATGCTGTCGCCAAACTATTTGGTACCATTGCCTTGAGATTATCCGAAGATAAGATAATAAATTCCAAGGTCTCGGACTACTCAACTGAGTTAACTAAATACTACAAACACATCCAAGAAAGCGTTCCAGAACAGTGGTTAAATATTACTAACCACAGAGGTACCCCATTGAGTAAGCTGATCCATAAAACAAGCAAGAAATTGGACAAACTTGTATCATCTGCCGACTATTTTGATGAGTACTTAACTGATCTAAACAAACAATGGGAAGATAAGAACTCTCTACCATGGTGGAGGCGCATAAAGTTGCATTTCCAGATTGTACACGtgaatttcaaattgttctACCTTGAGAGAAACTTCCTACACGAAGAAGGTTTGAAAGGCAGACCATGGTTCAAACACGTGGTCTTTGCATCTGGTAAGAATACTGGTTATGAAGGGTTTGCCTTACCAGGTTTGAAGGAAGCCTTAGACGACAAAGATGTCAAGGATTTCATTCATTGGAACAAAATATTCCTGCACACGATCAAGAGGTTAGCTCATGAATTCGACCTCAAGAAATAA
- the CPR1 gene encoding peptidylprolyl isomerase CPR1 (highly similar to uniprot|P14832 Saccharomyces cerevisiae YDR155C CPR1 Cytoplasmic peptidyl-prolyl cis-trans isomerase (cyclophilin) catalyzes the cis-trans isomerization of peptide bonds N-terminal to proline residues binds the drug cyclosporin A): protein MSKVFFDVEADGQPLGRIVFQLYNDVVPKTTENFRALATGEKGFGYAGSVFHRVIPDFMLQGGDFTHGTGVGGKSIYGAKFPDENFVKKHEKPGLLSMANAGPNTNGSQFFITTVPCPWLDGKHVVFGEVADGFDVVKKVESLGSGSGATKARIVIAKSGEL from the coding sequence ATGTCTAAGGTATTTTTCGACGTGGAAGCTGACGGTCAACCATTGGGTAGAATTGTTTTCCAATTGTACAACGATGTTGTTCCAAAGACTACTGAAAACTTCAGAGCTCTAGCTACTGGTGAAAAGGGTTTCGGTTACGCCGGCTCTGTTTTCCACCGTGTTATCCCAGACTTCATGTTGCAAGGTGGTGACTTCACTCACGGTACTGGTGTCGGTGGTAAGTCTATCTACGGTGCTAAGTTCCCAGACGAAAACTTCGTCAAGAAGCACGAAAAGCCAGGTTTGTTGTCCATGGCCAATGCTGGTCCAAACACCAACGGCtctcaattcttcatcacCACTGTTCCATGCCCATGGTTGGATGGTAAGCACGTCGTGTTCGGTGAAGTCGCTGATGGTTTCGATGTCGTCAAGAAGGTCGAATCCCTGGGTTCCGGTTCCGGTGCTACCAAGGCCAGAATTGTTATCGCTAAGTCTGGTGAATTGTAA
- the RKM5 gene encoding S-adenosylmethionine-dependent methyltransferase (similar to uniprot|Q12367 Saccharomyces cerevisiae YLR137W Hypothetical ORF) encodes MELVLLDEETLYEYIFERYVELEANANDLSQDLGILSRNESELEIDIGPHRLVTRKKKAPERDEYTFSIHQNLTSLNSNRDNNNSTTGYVIWTTSTFILKWLLYNDNATIFTRGGVKDEVDITSIFQCQQDDKLRYVLELGTGTSPMFPIVFSNYVDKYVATDQKDILPRLKDNIQENQSECRRRLLKSNTIALDDLKRRTELECQIDIALLDWELFSGSKKSRNDPVLQCGPNFHLTIIAMDVIYNEYLIVPFLTTLESLFVWYTEQRVTVSALIGIQLRTQDVLEMFLEEAIIERQFIVHAVDEKELNKSRFILLHVNLP; translated from the coding sequence ATGGAATTAGTACTGCTCGATGAAGAGACTTTATATGAGTACATTTTCGAACGATATGTGGAATTAGAGGCTAACGCAAACGATTTATCTCAAGATCTCGGTATTCTGTCGAGAAACGAATCAGAATTAGAGATAGACATTGGGCCACATCGCCTAGTGAccaggaaaaaaaaagcacCAGAAAGAGATGAGTATACATTTAGTATACACCAAAACCTAACCTCTTTAAATTCCAACcgtgataataataactCGACGACTGGATACGTCATTTGGACCACGTCTACTTTTATTCTCAAATGGTTATTATACAATGACAACGCTACCATATTCACAAGAGGGGGTGTAAAGGATGAGGTAGATATTACatccatttttcaatgtcaGCAAGATGATAAACTACGATATGTCCTTGAACTGGGCACTGGAACATCACCAATGTTTCCTATTGTTTTCTCTAATTACGTTGATAAATATGTGGCCACTGATCAAAAGGACATCTTGCCTCGATTAAAAGATAACATCCAAGAAAACCAGTCAGAGTGTAGACGGAGACTGCTTAAATCCAACACAATTGCTTTAGATGATCTTAAGAGACGTACTGAGTTGGAATGTCAGATTGACATAGCGCTGTTAGATTGGGAACTGTTCTCAGGTAGCAAGAAATCTAGAAACGATCCCGTTCTTCAATGCGGACCGAACTTCCATCTGACTATAATCGCAATGGATGTAATATACAACGAATACTTAATTGTACCATTTTTAACCACTCTTGAGTCGTTATTCGTCTGGTATACCGAACAACGTGTAACGGTATCGGCATTGATCGGAATTCAACTTAGAACTCAAGATGTACTTGAAATGTTCCTCGAAGAGGCTATCATAGAGAGACAATTCATAGTGCACGCCGTcgatgaaaaagaacttaACAAGTCACGTTTCATACTCTTACACGTAAATTTGCCCTAG
- the CTH1 gene encoding putative mRNA-binding protein CTH1 (similar to uniprot|P47976 Saccharomyces cerevisiae YDR151C) has protein sequence MNYTNYNHSASISSRSTQTSSVFSNENEDYDARIREIEEYYIKTLLNDDAGDDGLSKQQQQQLQPQFQYQQLPNLFSRSSFGTVPQSQNKELAQSQVAQQYQQQQQQWFQRPIFEYQDPWPQKVHPKEPSLEVEINSQYRPANGIMPLTSENLRIIQETPAEPVVHAQAQAPTEHVHTENCGHNHPQVSQQQQQQQQQQQPERVNKQLYKTELCESFATKGTCKYGNKCQFAHGLHELKIKERSNNFRTKPCVNWQKYGYCRYGKRCCFKHGDDEDIQVYMKVNMIKKIEDEPIRKNLHADVKALQKMTW, from the coding sequence atgaaTTATACCAATTACAACCATAGTGCTAGCATTTCGTCTCGTTCAACACAGACTTCGTCTGTGTTTTCGAACGAAAATGAAGATTACGATGCTAGAATTCGCGAGATCGAAGAGTACTACATCAAGACTCTGTTGAATGATGATGCGGGTGACGATGGATTGTCGaagcaacagcaacaacaattgCAGCCTCAGTTCCAGTACCAGCAGTTACCAAACCTTTTCTCGCGTTCTTCTTTCGGTACTGTTCCTCAATCTCAAAACAAGGAATTAGCCCAATCTCAAGTTGCTCAGCAATatcagcagcagcagcagcagtgGTTCCAAAGACCTATTTTTGAGTACCAGGACCCATGGCCTCAAAAGGTCCATCCTAAGGAACCTTCGTTGGAAGTCGAAATTAACTCTCAATACCGTCCAGCCAACGGTATTATGCCATTGACCAGCGAGAACTTACGCATAATCCAAGAAACTCCAGCTGAACCAGTGGTCCATGCTCAAGCGCAGGCTCCAACTGAACATGTTCACACTGAAAATTGTGGTCATAATCACCCTCAGGTCTctcagcaacaacagcaacaacagcagcagcagcagccaGAAAGGGTTAACAAGCAATTGTACAAGACTGAGCTTTGTGAATCGTTCGCTACCAAGGGAACCTGTAAGTACGGCAACAAGTGTCAATTTGCTCATGGTTTGCACGAGTTGAAAATAAAGGAGCGTTCAAACAACTTTAGGACAAAGCCATGTGTTAACTGGCAAAAATACGGCTACTGTCGTTACGGTAAGCGTTGTTGCTTCAAACACGGTGACGATGAGGATATTCAAGTCTACATGAAAGTTAATATGATtaagaaaattgaagatgaacCTATCAGAAAGAACTTACATGCTGATGTTAAGGCATTGCAAAAGATGACTTGGTGA
- the ENT5 gene encoding Ent5p (similar to uniprot|Q6Q5U2 Saccharomyces cerevisiae YDR153C ENT5 Protein containing an N-terminal epsin-like domain involved in clathrin recruitment and traffic between the Golgi and endosomes associates with the clathrin adaptor Gga2p clathrin adaptor complex AP-1 and clathrin) produces the protein MDSISKKLGNLGLHDFRNAARFAQNVIVQYEPYQIDIRRATNTDSWGPTPKHLAKVMRHRYEVSMFLMTEYTLKRLVDHMAKRPKNMYEKARKQYVNYGNEWRVVLKCLVLLEYLLMRSDRGKETDQVLSCLQAHKHILTKETMQYRVDFSSDGKMELHERGIKKKCEHIIQLIEDTSYLKRERSKTAENTQKIVAGSAGSRSESLYNDISINADSFAGSSSTIDDSDDFEYEPTPTAHRDRRSSAVDEQRRQRRELLRERIRNSEHQRKVSAQEPEIDLLDFDDAPAPASPSINNSNNANVFESFGVDGEDDDDDEFGDFQSEKSPVPPASGNFNSFGNDNNNNNNNNKTSNNNATLNDLLDFGGSSSTTTPAATNNNNASTKSDAFADLFSMSKNQI, from the coding sequence ATGGATTCTATTTCTAAAAAGTTGGGTAATTTGGGTCTGCATGATTTCAGAAATGCTGCAAGATTTGCACAGAACGTTATAGTTCAGTATGAACCATACCAGATCGATATTAGACGTGCTACGAATACCGATTCCTGGGGTCCAACTCCAAAACATTTGGCTAAAGTGATGAGACATCGTTATGAGGTTTCAATGTTTTTGATGACTGAAtatactttgaaaagattagTCGATCATATGGCTAAAAGACCTAAGAACATGTACGAAAAGGCCAGAAAGCAGTACGTGAATTACGGTAACGAATGGAGAGTTGTGTTGAAATGTTTGGTCTTGTTAGAGTATTTATTGATGAGGTCAGATAGGGGCAAAGAGACTGATCAAGTGCTATCCTGTTTACAAGCACATAAACATATCTTAACCAAGGAAACGATGCAGTATCGTGTTGATTTCAGTAGTGATGGGAAGATGGAATTACATGAGCGTGgtatcaagaagaaatgtgAACATATCATCCAGTTGATAGAGGATACTTCTTACTTGAAACGCGAGCGTTCCAAGACCGCGGAAAATACACAAAAAATCGTTGCCGGATCTGCCGGATCTCGCTCAGAATCTCTGTATAACGATATTTCCATCAATGCAGACTCTTTCGCCGGATCGTCTTCTACCATTGATGACTCGGACGACTTCGAATATGAACCTACTCCAACGGCTCACAGAGATCGTAGATCGTCTGCTGTGGACGAACAGAGAAGACAGAGAAGAGAGCTATTACGAGAAAGAATCCGTAACAGTgaacatcaaagaaaagtcTCCGCGCAGGAACCAGAAATCGATCTATTGGACTTCGATGATGCACCAGCTCCTGCTTCTCCTTCAATCAACAATAGCAATAATGCTAACGTATTCGAGAGCTTCGGTGTTGAtggtgaagatgatgacgatgatgaatttgGTGATTTTCAAAGTGAGAAAAGTCCAGTTCCACCTGCATCTGGTAACTTTAACAGTTTTGGTAAcgataataataataataataataataataaaaccTCTAATAATAATGCTACATTGAATGATCTTCTAGATTTCGGTGGATCTAGCAGCACCACGACGCCAGCCGCGACCAACAATAACAACGCCAGCACGAAATCCGATGCTTTTGCTGATCTATTCTCTATGTCCAAAAACCAAATATGA
- the GIR2 gene encoding Gir2p (similar to uniprot|Q03768 Saccharomyces cerevisiae YDR152W GIR2 RWD domain containing protein of unknown function), which yields MDYKEEQTQELEILESIYPDEFTVLNSEYPEIELQIDIKLDPVPLDDSSYTVDSITNDHILHTIFTLPENYPDEAPLIKIMPEEVPKFDRDDEDVDDEDDEDKDEIEYDDHGNPIVSKFENIPDKIHFDEFIPQCIEKLNEQIQEDMLLGMQMCFALISNIKDYAEQWFQEKLSELEKEHDRLLLEREKEEQKKFRGTKVTRESYIEWRAKFRKELGLDERDAQRRLAAHQGRLSGRQIFEQGLAGDEDLDEENESLISEGVKAIAV from the coding sequence ATGGACtataaagaagaacagACGCAGGAACTTGAGATTCTAGAGTCGATCTATCCAGATGAATTTACTGTTCTGAACTCTGAGTACCCAGAGATCGAATTAcaaattgatatcaaattggACCCCGTACCCTTGGATGATTCTTCATACACCGTGGATTCGATAACTAATGATCATATTTTGCATACTATTTTTACTCTACCAGAAAATTACCCCGATGAAGCACCTCTAATTAAGATTATGCCGGAAGAAGTGCCAAAATTCGAcagagatgatgaagatgtggATGACGAGGACGATGAAGATAAGGACGAAATTGAATACGATGACCATGGTAACCCGATAGTATCAAAATTCGAAAATATACCTGATAAAATCCATTTCGATGAATTTATACCGCAATGTATCgagaaattgaatgaaCAAATCCAAGAAGATATGCTTCTTGGGATGCAGATGTGCTTCGCTTTGATTTCCAACATCAAAGACTACGCCGAACAGTGGTTCCAAGAAAAGCTAAGTGAACTGGAGAAAGAACATGATAGGTTGCTGCTGGAACGTGAAAAGGAGGAACAGAAAAAGTTCAGAGGTACTAAAGTGACAAGAGAATCATACATCGAATGGAGAGCCAAGTTTAGGAAAGAACTGGGGTTGGACGAAAGAGACGCCCAGAGACGTCTTGCTGCCCACCAGGGGAGACTTTCTGGTAGACAGATCTTCGAACAAGGACTTGCTGGCGATGAGGATTTGGATGAGGAGAATGAATCTTTGATCTCAGAAGGTGTAAAAGCCATAGCAGTTTAA
- the HOM2 gene encoding aspartate-semialdehyde dehydrogenase (highly similar to uniprot|P13663 Saccharomyces cerevisiae YDR158W HOM2 Aspartic beta semi-aldehyde dehydrogenase catalyzes the second step in the common pathway for methionine and threonine biosynthesis expression regulated by Gcn4p and the general control of amino acid synthesis), giving the protein MGKKVAGVLGATGSVGQRFILLLADHPDFELKVLGASSRSAGKKYVDAVNWKQTDLLPEFAKSIIVSECTADAFKDCDVVFSGLDADYAGPIEKEFKEHGLAVISNAKNYRREEDVPLIVPITNPEHLDLVNANLVKAKQEGKPRPGFIICISNCSTAGLVAPLKPLVEKFGPISLLTTTTLQAISGAGFSPGVPSIDILDNIIPYIGGEEDKIEWETKKILGALSQDKSQINLLSDDEIKVSAQCNRVAVSDGHTECISLKFKNQPAPSVEEVKQCLRDYVCDAAKLGCHSAPKQTIHVLEQNDRPQPRLDRTRDNGYGVSVGRVREDPVLDFKMVVLSHNTVIGAAGAGILIAEILLAKNII; this is encoded by the coding sequence ATGGGTAAGAAAGTCGCTGGTGTCTTAGGAGCTACTGGTTCCGTTGGGCAAAGATTTATCTTGTTGTTAGCTGACCATCCagattttgaattgaaggtTTTGGGTGCTTCTTCCAGATCTGCAGGTAAGAAGTATGTCGATGCTGTGAACTGGAAACAAACCGATTTGTTACCAGAATTTGCTAAGTCCATCATTGTTTCTGAATGTACCGCTGATGCCTTCAAGGACTGTGATGTTGTGTTCTCTGGTTTGGATGCTGACTATGCTGGTCCAATTGAGAAGGAATTCAAGGAACATGGGTTAGCTGTTATTTCTAATGCTAAGAACTacagaagagaagaagatgtgCCATTAATCGTTCCAATCACCAACCCAGAAcatttggatttggttAACGCGAACTTGGTAAAGGCCAAGCAAGAAGGTAAGCCAAGACCTGGTTTTATTATTTGTATCTCAAACTGTTCTACTGCTGGTTTAGTGGCCCCATTGAAACCATtagttgaaaaattcggtCCTATTTCTCTATTGACCACTACCACTTTACAAGCCATTTCCGGGGCTGGTTTCTCTCCAGGTGTCCCAAGTATCGATATCTTAGATAACATCATCCCTTACATTGGCGGCGAAGAAGACAAGATCGAATGGGAGACCAAGAAGATCTTGGGTGCTTTGAGTCAAGATAAATCTCAAATTAACCTATTGAGCGATGACGAAATCAAGGTTTCTGCTCAATGTAACCGTGTTGCTGTCTCTGACGGTCACACTGAATGtatctctttgaagttCAAGAACCAGCCAGCTCCATCTGTCGAAGAAGTAAAACAATGTCTAAGAGACTATGTCTGTGATGCTGCTAAGTTGGGATGCCATTCTGCGCCAAAACAAACCATCCATgtcttggaacaaaatGATAGACCACAACCAAGATTGGACAGAACAAGAGACAATGGTTACGGTGTATCTGTTGGTAGAGTCAGAGAAGATCCTGTATTGGACTTCAAAATGGTTGTATTGTCCCACAACACCGTTATCGGTGCTGCAGGTGCAGGTATCTTGATTGCCGAAATTCTATTAGCCAAGAACATCATCTAA